AGAATAACATGCAACAGAAATGAACTTTGGAAAACCATTCCAAAGTACATACCTTTTGGGATTTGGTTTGGTTTGATCAAGAGGCCCCCAAAACAGATCATCTTCATCTCTAGATTTCTGAGCTGGAACTTGTGAAATGAGCTGAATGGATGATGCAGTGTTGGATGGAGATGATCCAAATAACTGCCTAGAAGTCCCACTTCCACGACTAATATGGCTTGGTTGTTGCTTCACAGGAGTTGGTATTGGAACTTGCTGCTGCAAGGTTCCTGACCTCTTCTCTTGTTCCATCTGAATATCTCTCAGTGGCATTGGCCTCTGAGGCTTCCCAGAGTCACCAGACCAAGCCGGAGGAGGTACAGAGGTTGCTTgatcccccttccaaagaacaaaatccCCTAATGATGGACCTGTGGGTGGAGCAGGTAAATAATCTTTATCTTGTTGCGCTTGGCGTGTACTTTTAGCTTTTTCAATAGGAGATGGAGCTGCAGACAATTCAGATGAGACGACTGACTGTGGGATCTTAACTACAGAAGCTTTTGACTTTGATGCCTTTTTGCGGGCTTTTCTAGTGTCTTTCGCCTCAACAAAATCATCATCATTAATAGTAGATGTATCAACATGGGCCTCAGTTATTGATGGGGACTGCAGAAGTGAATCCTGAGTATTATTAGCCAAAGGCTCTATATCTTCTTTATTTGACTTGGCCAAAACTTCTTCAGCCAATAAATCATGCAACTGACTTTTACTGTTTTTTGACTTCAGTGTATTTTCAGAGTTGACTAGGAGAGTACTTGTTGCAGCCTGGATAGTATCATGACTTGATTTACTCTCCAAATTCGTCACTAATCCTGCCCAAGGGACTGACAAGATTCTAGCAGACGTAGCTGTTGCAACAATTTCGGAatgtgatgtttctctctgagccCTCAGCTGTTCCTCCTGTTGTATCTCCAAAAGTGATTTAGGCTTGAGCCCTGGAGTGGATTTCCATGCCCATTGAGACAAGGTTGCCTTTGGATTGGATGTCAATGTCCCAACTGCTCCAGATTCGGCTTCTCCTCCACTTAAAGATTCACAAGTCAGTAGATTCACTGAGGATGATATATGTGATCCCTGAGATTCGGAAGGTTCAGTGGAGGATGCAAAAGAAACTTCACCTCCTGTCCCAAAGGAAGGCCCATAGAGAGACTCATCAGTATGTGTTTGCACTTCAGATTTAGATACATCGGCAACTGGACCAACGATTCCAATGCCTGTACTTGATTTCTGGCCAGAAACAATTTTCCCAGGATCTGAAGATATCTTTGTCTtggatttcttttgtttttttgattTCTTTTCAGACGCTTTTTTTACTTCTTGTGCTTCTGCAACCTCTTCTTTATTAGAAGTCAGTTCAGTATGGCATCCATCAGTAAAATCTACTGAAGAAATGTTAGTATCATGTAGTTGATCAGAGATTGATGATACACAATCATGAGATGTCCGACTGTCCTCAACAGGTTGTAGATCATTCGGAGCGTCAGAACCAAATTGTGCCAGCACTTGATCCTGGGATATCAGTGGTGGTTTATGGACTGCTCCAACATCACCCAAGCTTTGACTAATCTTTTGGGTATCAAAAATCAATTCCTCAGGCTTCTCCATAGCCTCTGAAAAAGTCAAACTAACAGACCTCTCCATAGCCTCTGAGAAAGTTGAACTATCTGCCATCACTGGCTTTGTTACAGTAGCAGGATCAACACTATCATCATTTTCCAGTGAAAATTGGGCATCTGATGCTTCAGCTGTTTGGTCAATGATCTGATGTGGCAAGTGCAGAGGTCCAGAACTTACTGAACTGACATCTAGTGTGCCTTGTAAATTTAAATTTGGCTGATAAGATAGTTGTCCAGTACGTTCATACGCAAGGGGCATCTGCTGATTAATTTTAAGTGGCTCATGTGCTCTCTGAAGCACAAGATGGTCCATAGCAGAATTGTGTGCTGGCATCACAGCAGGTGCTTGTCCATAAGAAGGATCACCAAACTGTTGATGAGATTGATGACCAGATAGGACCTTCGATAAAATATGTTGCTGCTGCTCTTGCTTTTGCTGCTGCTGAAGCAACATAAACTTTTCCAGCAAAGGCAGTTGAGCAGCAGGAGTCTGAGAATGCAACTGAAGCTGCGACAATAGATATTGTTGTTGCAATAGACTTGACAAACGAGGATCCTGGTTTATCTCAGAAGAAAGCATTTTATCAGGTGGGACTAAGCAAGAAGAAAGATCACCATGTGTCGTGAATAAATGAGGCAACGGTGGCTGATTAGCTGATTGCAAAACCTGCCGTTGAACTCCTAACCTGATCTGGTTAGGCATTTGTTGATTGTAATGCATGCTTACCACATCAGATGGATATTCAACACCGCCACGAATAGGATTGTTTACAGTTGGAGCATTTGCAAAGTTTGAATGAGAAGATACAGCAGAATTAGCAGACTGTGAAGGAGGTTTATCTGCTCCAGCATGGAGGAGAGACAACAAGTCAACATGCTGAGGAGACTGAAGAATCTGGGGGGACGAGTCCCCAGCTGAAGGCAAGAGCTTAGCATGTGCTACAGAGGAATCTGAGATCATATTTGTTTTCGAAGCCATTGATGATGCATCACCCCCAGACCAATATGAAAGAGGATTCAGTGATAACCTTTGCCTCTCCAACAATTTAGCTTGGGCCAAGAGGTAATTCATATCATTCCCATTTTCACCAACCACAGAGGGCAAACAACTAGAAGAACTCCCTCCAGATTCTTGAATACCTGCATCAAATACAACAAAGTGAGGACATGAACAATtgctgcaaaatttcttatcttatacAAGCACGCTAGGAATCTAAGAGGAAAGACAATGCTTACACATAtaggattataaaaaaaatttaattaatataTCATGCACCTCTAGTAATATTGTCAAATAATTATGTGCCAAATAAGTCTTTTAATCAACTAACCAACCTGCACTAACAGAAAAGTTATCTGAAGGTGAACCATTCATGTTACCCGACATCAATGACTCCAGAAACCGATTTTGTGCTTCAGTTGCAGCATCATGCATGTTTCTTTGTCCAGTCTTAAAAATAGTAGTTTCACCAAGGCCTGCGTAAATGCTATTAGAACTAACTATTTTTCTCTTATGAGATTCATCCAATGAAACACTGTGTTTGACCACACCAAATCCAGGAGGTGGCCCTGCCTTCATTCGTAGGTGAGGCATAACATCCCCAAGTGGCAAAAAAGGTGCATCCGCTGGAGAACTTGCATGACGGACTTGCAAATCAATGCCAAAATAGCCTGCTTCAAACCACCCAATAAGATCACCACCAGAAAAAGGACCCTGAATTTGACCTTGGGGATCTTTGTAGTATAAAGAAAGATCTTCTGGAGAAGGGGGCTGCAAATTCCTGGCAATTAACATATCCTTGGAACTAAAAGGATCGCCTTCTTTCACAGATTCAGTTGATTGCCTTTTAGTATACAAATCACCCTTTGTATCCAAATGAAAACCAATTCCTTCAGTGTTTTGCCATTGACTGCCATCTCTGTAGAATAAAGGGGCAACAGTAACATTATTCTTAGATTCCACATCTTTCTGCAAATGGAAGGACCTCATATCTAACTCCATTGGTCCAACTCCCAAAGAAAAATCTTTCCGATCATGTGCAGAACTATGTATATGGTCCCCAGCTGACTGAGATCTTCGTGGCACAACATAACGAGATGAACTTTCCAACCAGGTCGCTTCTTTAGTAATCATTTTAGCAGCACTTTCTAGCTCTACAAAGAGCAACAACAAATGTCAGAAAATAAAAATTGCATCCAACAAAACACAAGATTGCCTTGAAACAAAAATGATGTTGAAAACAAAGAGAAGATTGGTATGATTCATCAACTGCAGGTAGGAAATGACAAAAATACTTATTATAAATGCTTGAATTTAAACATAAGATATGAACTGATTACTGAAGAACGTGAAAAAAAAACTGTATCCCAAATCTTAAATTCTTGGCTAAAATCAATGTACCTTTTTCATTTACTTCATTTGGCTGAAATAAAGAGCTATTCAAATTTGCGTCCACCTTTGAAAATTGTCCAAGCTGATAGTACCGTTTTTCGTATGATGGGCTCTCCAAAGGGCCACAATTCTCACTTTTAGTATTGTCAACGTTATCATCTTTACAACCATCATCAGAAGTCAGTAGATCATGTCTACTACCTGTCCCCAAAATTTTATACAAAACAAAATGATTACTGACTATAAGGAACAATCAAATATCTGGTATGGAATGAAAGTTAGCCAGAATCTGAACAGCACCTAATTTACTTTGTCTAGATAAGACAGTGTCTGGGTTAATTTTCCCAACTGAGCTCTCCTTGGAAAGCTGAGGAGCACCGCTGCTCACAATTTCCCCTTTGTCGATTCCCTTAATGATAACCTACTTGGACACCAAAAACATTAGGAGATGCACAAATAGAGAGCAAGCATTACCAAGAAAAATAATCTAGTTGATTACCGATTCATCAGGAGTAGGAGCAAAAAAAGCTAACGGCTCCAAGGGTTCAACTTGTGTTAGGGAAGGAACTTCAATAAAGTCACCTATTGACAATCTAAGACTTTGTACATCAGATGTCCTGTATATATCAAGCAATTTCATCCTAGTATATCTTAAAGTTGAAAGATCTCCAGATGCACCATCAGGTTTGTCATAGGAAAGACCAAGATGCTGTAAGCGTGGAGCATCACTGTTTGTACTACTCATTATAGGGTTAAACCTTCCACGGCTAGTAGGCAAAGATGATATACCATTTTCTGTTCTTACCCTACTATAGCCAAACGTGTTAGGCTGTTTGACAGGCATCTGTAATTGGTGAGAGGAATCCCCCCTTCCACGACCCAAAAGATAGTTGGACCTCCAAGAACGAGAAGAATGGTCATCTCCTTCTGTCTCTTTTCCATGATTGTTTATGTCTTTTCCATGACTGATAAGATAGGGTACAGGTGCTCCTTTTTCAGAAGTTCCATTACCACCTTTGCTGGAGTCTGACCACTTCTCACGCCAGCTATCAGACTCCTTATCACCTGGACCCCAGCGTGTGTTCCATTTGCTCTCACGACGCTGGTCGCTTTCCTTGTTACCTGAATCATTCCACCTTTCAGATGGAGCACGGCGTGCATCACCAAAATTCTTAGAGGTGTTTTCAGACCAGCGCTCCATCCTGCGAGCTTCACCAGGCTCCTTGTCTCCCTCCCTCCAACGGTCTCGTCGAATGGCAGAATTAGTTTCCCTTTCTTCATCATGCCAGTTATCTCGGCGTCCAGAATCTGAGTCATGCAAGATTGGTCGGAAGACATACTTTTTCTTCCCAGTGTTAGTTAGGTCGTCACCGGCTCCTGATGTCTTCACACCATCTAGCCTATTGTCTTGATGAGGGCCTAATTCCTGTATGCACATAAAACTTCAAAGTTAAATGCTATACTAGCATCAGAAATTATTGCTATATAAAAATTGCTGCCGAATGCCTCCACAAGAATGAGAGACAAAGAAAGAAGTAACAAGTGTGAACCATATGAGTCTTACTTCACCACACACAGAATCCTAACCTTACTATCAACAGCTTTTGATATAAGCCACTGAGGAGAAAGAGGTATAGGATTGTCAGAGCCTTGAATGTCTGCAAAAGTCACAACTTcagtagaaaaaaaaattgtgCAATATTATTTCACCTAGTAAAAAAATTGCAAGAGGTAAGGCtctcaaaatcaaataataaaaaaaatccttttaTGGCTTAACAGGATCAATAAGACTAGAGAAAAAGCATGAAGAAGCATAAGACTCTGCTGTTCTGCTCATGGATAAACAGTACCCAATTAAACTTTCATTGTGATCAGACAAATATTGCAGAATGACATTGACAGCAACAAgccaaaaataaaaatgacacagGTTAATTCCCAAGTGATTCAAGTCGAAAACATGGATCTAACTATCTCACAG
The DNA window shown above is from Musa acuminata AAA Group cultivar baxijiao chromosome BXJ2-4, Cavendish_Baxijiao_AAA, whole genome shotgun sequence and carries:
- the LOC103982504 gene encoding protein ESSENTIAL FOR POTEXVIRUS ACCUMULATION 1, which codes for MANLSNADSRRGLTVEAPPNQNPKDIQGSDNPIPLSPQWLISKAVDSKELGPHQDNRLDGVKTSGAGDDLTNTGKKKYVFRPILHDSDSGRRDNWHDEERETNSAIRRDRWREGDKEPGEARRMERWSENTSKNFGDARRAPSERWNDSGNKESDQRRESKWNTRWGPGDKESDSWREKWSDSSKGGNGTSEKGAPVPYLISHGKDINNHGKETEGDDHSSRSWRSNYLLGRGRGDSSHQLQMPVKQPNTFGYSRVRTENGISSLPTSRGRFNPIMSSTNSDAPRLQHLGLSYDKPDGASGDLSTLRYTRMKLLDIYRTSDVQSLRLSIGDFIEVPSLTQVEPLEPLAFFAPTPDESVIIKGIDKGEIVSSGAPQLSKESSVGKINPDTVLSRQSKLGSRHDLLTSDDGCKDDNVDNTKSENCGPLESPSYEKRYYQLGQFSKVDANLNSSLFQPNEVNEKELESAAKMITKEATWLESSSRYVVPRRSQSAGDHIHSSAHDRKDFSLGVGPMELDMRSFHLQKDVESKNNVTVAPLFYRDGSQWQNTEGIGFHLDTKGDLYTKRQSTESVKEGDPFSSKDMLIARNLQPPSPEDLSLYYKDPQGQIQGPFSGGDLIGWFEAGYFGIDLQVRHASSPADAPFLPLGDVMPHLRMKAGPPPGFGVVKHSVSLDESHKRKIVSSNSIYAGLGETTIFKTGQRNMHDAATEAQNRFLESLMSGNMNGSPSDNFSVSAGIQESGGSSSSCLPSVVGENGNDMNYLLAQAKLLERQRLSLNPLSYWSGGDASSMASKTNMISDSSVAHAKLLPSAGDSSPQILQSPQHVDLLSLLHAGADKPPSQSANSAVSSHSNFANAPTVNNPIRGGVEYPSDVVSMHYNQQMPNQIRLGVQRQVLQSANQPPLPHLFTTHGDLSSCLVPPDKMLSSEINQDPRLSSLLQQQYLLSQLQLHSQTPAAQLPLLEKFMLLQQQQKQEQQQHILSKVLSGHQSHQQFGDPSYGQAPAVMPAHNSAMDHLVLQRAHEPLKINQQMPLAYERTGQLSYQPNLNLQGTLDVSSVSSGPLHLPHQIIDQTAEASDAQFSLENDDSVDPATVTKPVMADSSTFSEAMERSVSLTFSEAMEKPEELIFDTQKISQSLGDVGAVHKPPLISQDQVLAQFGSDAPNDLQPVEDSRTSHDCVSSISDQLHDTNISSVDFTDGCHTELTSNKEEVAEAQEVKKASEKKSKKQKKSKTKISSDPGKIVSGQKSSTGIGIVGPVADVSKSEVQTHTDESLYGPSFGTGGEVSFASSTEPSESQGSHISSSVNLLTCESLSGGEAESGAVGTLTSNPKATLSQWAWKSTPGLKPKSLLEIQQEEQLRAQRETSHSEIVATATSARILSVPWAGLVTNLESKSSHDTIQAATSTLLVNSENTLKSKNSKSQLHDLLAEEVLAKSNKEDIEPLANNTQDSLLQSPSITEAHVDTSTINDDDFVEAKDTRKARKKASKSKASVVKIPQSVVSSELSAAPSPIEKAKSTRQAQQDKDYLPAPPTGPSLGDFVLWKGDQATSVPPPAWSGDSGKPQRPMPLRDIQMEQEKRSGTLQQQVPIPTPVKQQPSHISRGSGTSRQLFGSSPSNTASSIQLISQVPAQKSRDEDDLFWGPLDQTKPNPKSSGSWGIKGTTSKGASGAGSGRKPSGSRPVDQSLSSFSSPSPSVSKEAMEFRDWCVNEWIRLTGTNDTSFLEFCIKQSTSEAEMLLRENLGSMDPNHEFIDKFLNYKEFLPSDVLEIAFQLQKPHNPSTGSASHRNSNTTAATEADGAEEGLDGPSKGRVKKKGKKGQKVSASILGFNVVSNRIMMGEIQSIQD